The sequence TATCCTTTCCCAGTGCATTTGCCTGCTGGGCCGCAGCGATACTACAATGGTTTTGTACCGCTTGCAGCATATTCTGTGTGCCATGCACCGCGCTGCACGATATTTTTTCCCCGTCAATGACATCCGAACCATTGCACGTATATTCTCCCGTGGCGCTTTCGTTTAGCGCTGCTGCCGTAGTGAAGATTCCAAAAATACTCCCGGGTTCATACGGCGTTGCAGTAATCGTATTGACTGATAGAGCCGCAAGCGCAGACGCATCGTCGCGCGGCGGATCGTTAAGGTCGAACTGCGGGATATTGGCCATCGCCAGTATTTCCCCCGTGGTAACGTCCATTACGAGTCCTTGTACGCTGTTTGGCGCGTGGTCCGTATATAAGGCGTTGCAATAGTCCTCAAGAATGCTTTGCGCCATCTCATCGATCGTCAATACCACGCTCTGGCCATCCTGTGGATCGATAATCATTTCCTGTCCGTTCGGTACGCCGCTGCCATCTTTTGCCGTTTCCGTTACCTGGCGGCCCTGGCGCCCTTCCAGAATGCTGTTATAACGCTTTTCAATGCCGGTCTGTCCTACGCCGTCCTGTGTCGTATAGCCGATTACCTGTGATGCAAAATCCTTATTCAGATAAAACCTCTTTACATCGTCAATCAGGCTCACGCCTTTCAGCTTCAGATTCTCAATCTCTTCAGACTGTTCTGTTGTGATCTGCCGTTTCAGCCATATTTCCTTTTTCTCAGTGTTGGTCGCCTTTGCGTATACGTCCTCGCGCGGCATATCGAGTATCCGCGACAGTTCCTCCGCCACCTGATCCGCATTGCCTGCTTTCGCGATTGCCTCCGGCTGGATTGCCACCGTATAGGCTGCGGCGCTCTGTGCCAGCACATACATGTTGCGGTCATAAATCGACCCGCGTTTTGCATCCACCTCAACATCGCGCGTCCATTGTTTCTGTGCTTTTTCCTGCAACCATTCGCCCTTCAATAAAGACCAATATCCCACTCGGCACATGAGCAGGATAATAAGTACAGACAATATAATTAGTATGACCAGTAACCTTTTTCTGGTTATGAGTACTCGTGACGTTGACAATGTTTACTCCTGTTTAATTCTGGAACCATCCCTTGATCATATCCAGAATTGTATTGATAAAGCCGCCAAATCCGCTTGCAGTATCATTTGACTGCGTATCCACCGCGCCTGTTTGCGTCAGGTCGGCGCTCCCCTCTGCCGTGACCGAATCCTGCGGCGCAGAAGCATCCACACTATCCTGTACGTCCGGCTCCACAAACACGATCTGATCATCCTTGGGCTCGGACATCCCCATGGCCGCCGCCTGCTGGCGGATACTGCTCAGGTCTTCTTTCAGCGAAACTTCCATTTTCGCTTTATCAAGGTCCTGCGTAAGCGATTGAATACGCGATTCTATCTGTGCATTTTGGTAGTTTAAGTTGCTGATCTGCGAATAACGGATCAGGATTCCCGCCAAAACCGCGAAAACCACAGCGATAAGGATAATCGTTGAAACAACGCCTTTCCTTTTGGGGGCTTCATATTCTACCGCGATCGGCTTTACGCCGTTATATGCGCTTGTGTCTGCCGTTTCCACCATGTCAAAGCCGTGGATAGGCTTTCTTCTCGGCTGTACAGGGCGGGATACCGGACGTTCGTACGCTGTTCTTTCATAGCGTCCATACGCCGGAGCATAGGCTGTCCTCTGCTGTGCGTAGCCATATCCGCTTCTTGGATTCTGGCGCGGACGCGGGCTGCGCTCACGTACGGTTTCGCGGTACCCGTAATTTCCTGCAGGCACGCTGACTTCATATGCCGGCGTCAGCTTTCTGCCGCCGACGACGTTTTTGACGCCTGTCTGGCGAACCTGTTCACGCGTATCATAAACCTCGCGCCGCTGCTGCACCGGACGGGCCGCCTGCTTACGCTGCTGTTGTTTCGCGCGTTCATACTCCATACGTTCTTCGTATGCTTTTTTTCTCTGCAGAGCGATTTTCTGCATATTATAAGCCTGCATGTCGGTAATCCGCCCCATGCGTTGCTGTGCATTTCTGTTCGTCGAACTGTTGCGCGGTATTTGTATTCTTTCGTAATTGTGCGCTTTTTGCGGTATCGCGTTCATGATACAGTTCCTCTCCTATCGCTTTTCAACCACACGCAGTTTCGCACTGCGCGCTCTTGGATTTTCGTTTAATTCCTTTTCTGCAGGCACGACCGGTTTTCGTGTGACCAGCTTTATCTGACTTTTCTTCCCGCATACGCAAATCGGGAAATCCTTGGGGCATTCGCACGGGTCAAACAGCCTTTTGAAAGTTTGCTTTACGATTCTGTCTTCCAGCGAATGGAAAGTAATCACCGCCAGCCTGCCGCCGCTTCTGAGCGCCTGCACATAAGCTTCAAGCGCGTCGCCCAGCCCTTTCAGTTCGCCGTTGACTTCTATCCGGATCGCCTGGAAGCTCCGTTTCGCGGGATGCGGACCCTCGCGCCTCGCACCTGCCGGTATCGCTTCCTTAATGATCTGCGCAAGTTCGCCCGTCGTCTCTATCGCCTTATCGGTCCGCGCCTTTGCAATGAACTTCGCGATACGGGCCGCCCATTTTTCTTCACCATACTCGCGCAGGATATGCGTCAGTTCATTTTCAGTATATTCGTTGACGACCTCTTTTGCGCTCAGTTCATTCTCCTGGTTCATCCGCATATCGAGCGGAGCATCTTTCTGGTAAGAGAATCCGCGTTCTCTCTCGTCAAGCTGGAAAGATGAAACGCCTAAATCCAGCACCGCGCCATCTATCTCTTTAATCCCGTTCTCTTCAAGAATATTTTTGATATTCTTGAAGTCGTCATGTACAAATAGAATATTTTTTTCAAGCGCATGCAACCGCTTCTTACAGCGCCGGACCGCCGCCGTGTCCTTGTCAATACCGACCAGCCGTCCGTCCGGCATGATCCTTTCAAGGATACCCTGCGAATGTCCGCCGCCGCCCATCGTCCCGTCCACTATCGTCTGTCCGTTTTCAAGACAAAGGGCATCGATCGTTTCCATATACAACACTGGAATGTGGCTGCCCTGCGTGATCATATTCCCAGCTCCGCCAGCTTCGCCAGTGTTTCCTCGTAATCCTTGTATGCGCTGTCGTTATATTCTGCCCAGCCCTCTTTGGACCAGATTTCGGCCCTGGTCATCACGCCGATAATCACTGTCTCCTTGACCGCGCCAATATGGTCTCTTAGGCGTTGCGGTAAAAGGATTCTTCCCTGTTTGTCCCCTTCACATTCACACGCGCTTGCAAATAACATACGCGTAAAACTCTGAGCGGCAACATCCGAAACCGGTAGGTCTTTCAGCTTGCCAGCAAAATTTTCCCACTCTGTTTTGGAGAATACAAACAAACATTTTCCCACGCCTTTCGTAACGATAAAGCTTTCGCCCAGATCGTCGCGAAACTTCGCAGGCATGAAAACTCTGCCTTTTGCATCTAAATTGTGCGAATATTCTCCGATCAGCATTTTCGCGGCAAACTCCTTTCCACCACATTTAACCACATTTCACCACTTGTAATCAAATTTTAACACTATCCCCCCCATTATGCAAGCATTTTTGATTAAAACAACAAAAAAACGCAAAAAATATTTTTGCGTTTTTTCTGCGTCGTTATCGGTTTTTTCGGGTGTTGGTTCAGATGATTTTCTTCAACTTGAAATCAAGGTAATCGGCAGATACCAAATTATAATTTACATCGTTAATTTTAAAGTCCGTCAAATGAAGATTTTTCAAAATATCGCCGTGAAGATGTCCGAACACGACTTCCCGCACATCATATTCCTGTATGATCTGATGAAATTCCGTATTCCGGATATTTTCATAAACCGGCGGATAATGCATCATGACAATTTTAATTTTATCCCCTTGCTTTTCGGCGCTGTCCAGCGACATTTTTAAACGTATTTTTTCGCGTTCGTAAATTTTCCGGTCGCTTTCTCCAAAACTGTTATCCTGCGGGAACATCCATCCCCGCGTGCCGCAAAAGACATAATCCCCCACTGCAAGGCTGTTGTTTTGCAAAATAAAGGTATTGCCATGCAGCAGGGAGTTTACCTGCGTCATAGAGCCCCACCAGTAATCGTGATTCCCTTTTATGAGGATTTTTGTTCCCGGCAGTGCACACACCGCTTCAAGGTCGGGCCGCGCGTCTTCAAGCTTCATCGCCCAACTGATGTCCCCCGGAACGAGCACCACGTCTTCTTCCGTTACGCGCGCGCTCCAGTCCACGCTGATTTTCTCAAAATGGTTTTTCCAATGTTCGCCGAATATGTCCATCGCTTTCGGCTGAGCGTTCGATAAATGCAGATCCCCAATCGCATATACGTTCATGCAGGCTCTCCCCCCGCAATCATCTTTTCCATATATGCCGCAATCTCTTCTTTCCCCTTTTTGTCCGTCGAGCTTACAGGAACAATTGAAATATCCATATCAATATCCAAAATCCCGTCGATATACCTTGCCATCTGCATCACATAATGAAAGCGTTTGGATTTCGCGATCTTGTCAGCTTTTGTAGCGGCAATCATGAACGGTATCCGGTAATGCGCCGCCCACTCGATCATCATAATATCGTCCTGTGTCGGTTTGTGCCGGATGTCGATGAGGATTATCAACGCCTTGAGGCTTTTGGCCACAGCAAAGTAGTCCTCCATCATTTCCGCCCACGACTCCTGCTCCGCCTTGGAAACGCGGGCGAAACCATAACCTGGAAGATCCACAAGATAAAAGGCATCGTTCATCAAAAAATAATTGATAAGCCTTGTCTTGCCGGGCTGTTTGCTGACATATGCCAGCTTTGAATTATTGGCGATATAATTGATAAGCGAAGATTTTCCAACATTAGATTTCCCCGCGAAAGCGATCTCAGGCCGATCGCCCCCTGGATAATCCACGCTCTTTTTCATACTTTTATAGAAAACCGCTTTTTTGATTTCCACTACTTCTTCTCCGCCACAATTGCATTTTTAAGCACGTCGTCTATCTTTGTTGCAAAAACAAAGGTAAGCTGGTCACGTACGGACTGCGGCAGCTCTTCCAAGTCACCCTGATTATCTTTTGGCAGAATGATTGTATGAATCCCTGCCCGCAATGCCGCCAGTGCTTTTTCCTTGATCCCGCCGATCTTAAGCACCCTGCCCGTAAGGGTGATCTCTCCCGTCATCGCAATATCATGACGCACAGGGCGCTTTGTAAGCGCCGACACAAGCGCCGTCACCATTGTTACGCCTGCCGACGGGCCGTCTTTGGGGATCGCTCCCTCTGGGACATGGATATGCAGGTCCGTCTTTTCATTAATATCGAGCGGCAATTTAAGCTTACTCATCATCGCGCGCACAACGGAAATACCCGTTTTGGCCGATTCTTTCATGACGTCCCCGAGCTGCCCTGTAAGCTCTACCTTGCCCGTTCCCGGAATCACAGACGCTTCCACCGGCATCGTCTGCCCGCCAACCGCCGTCCACGCAAGGCCCGTCACAACGCCGACCGTATCCTGCTTCAGCATATCGTTTTCACTGCGGCGCGGATGTCCCAGGAACTCCCGCAGGTTTTTTTGCGATACGGAGATTTTCTCCGCGCCCGTCTCCACGATTTTCACAGCAGCCTTACGCATAATTGCAGCCAGCTCGCGCTCTAAGCTGCGCACGCCGCTTTCCGCAGTATATAAGTGGATAATATCCATAATCGCCGCATCGGAGACCTTTACCTGAGACGGCTTTAATCCATGCGCTTTCGCCTGCTTGGGCATCAGGTGTTTTTTGGCAATATTCAGCTTTTCCACGTCGGTATAGCTGTCGATCTGTATGATCTCCATTCTGTCGTAAAGCGGACGCGGTATCGTGCTAATATCGTTAGCCGTCGTGATAAACATAACTTTGGAAAGATCGAAATCAATATCCAGATAATGGTCGCGGAACGTATTGTTGATTTCCGGATCCAGTACTTCCAGCATCGCCGAAGCCGGATCACCCCTGAAATCGCTGGACATTTTGTCTATCTCATCCAGCAGGAACAGTGGGTTTAAACTGTCCGCCTGTTTGATCGACGAAATAATCCGCCCGGGGATCGCGCCGATATATGTTCTCCGATGTCCGCGGATTTCTGCTTCATCCCGCACGCCGCCCAGTGACATCCTGACAAAATGCTTATCCAACGCACGCGCGATCGAACGCGCGATCGAGGTTTTTCCCACGCCAGGCGGTCCCGCGAGGCACAGAATCGGCCCGCGCATATCATTTTTCAACTTGCGTACCGCCAGAAATTCAATGATCCGGTCCTTGACCTTTTCCAGTCCGTAATGGTCCGCGTCCAAAATCTTACGCGCATTTTGCAAGTCTAAATTATCTACCGTATATTTTCCCCACGGCAGACTGACGATCCAGTCGATATAGCTTCGTATCACACTGATCTCCGGTGATCCGGGAGCCATCTTCACCATACGCGACAGTTCTTTTTCCGCTTTTGCGCGTGCCTCGTCGCTTAACGGCAGCTCCTTTATCTTTCTCCGAAGCTCATCCACCTCGTCTTCATCATTTTCTGTTTCCCCCAGTTCTTTCTGGATAACTTTCATTTGTTCACGCAGGAAATATTCCCTCTGCGATTTATCGATCTGCTGTTTGACAGACGACGCGATTTCTTTGTCGATCTCCAAAATATCTATCTCTTTTTGCAGGATGTCCGCCACAAGCTGCAAACGTTTCAGTTCGTCTATGCAATCCAGTACGCTCTGTTTGTCGTCAAGCTTAATCGCCACGTTGGACGCGATCATATCAGCAAACTTACCCGGTTCCTCTATCTCGCTGATCGTAAAGAGTGTTTCGCCCGGCACCCGTGCGCCAAGCGATGCAAAACGCTCAAACAGGTCCGTGATGCGGCGCATGTATGCTTCTTTCAGGACATTTTGCGCCCTGTCTATATGCTCCTCGTCTGGAATCGGCTGTACCTCTGCTTTGATATATGGTTCCTTTTCCACGTAAGAAAGGATACGCGCACGGCGTTCTCCCTCGACCAATACGCGCAACGTATCGCCCGGGAGCTTCAAAACCTGCTTTACCTTTGCTATCGTACCAATTTCATGCACATCCGCAAGCTCCGGCGATTCAATTTTCAAATCCTTTTGTGTGACCAAAAAAATATCCCGCCCCTGCACAACGCATTCCTCGACAGCGGCGACGGACGTTTCCCTCCCCACGTCAAAATGCAATACCATATAAGGGAAAATCACAAGCCCCCGCAAAGCCACCATGGGCATAATTACTTTTTCCAACTTCTATCTGCTCCTTTATTCTGCATTATCTTTTAAATTATACCTTATATCCTTTCTCATTTCAAACGCATTACTTTTGTTTTCGTGTGACATTAAATAATGATACCCCCTGCTTTCAATACAATAACAATAATACTGAACGGAAAAAAGACGCGCTATATTCATAGCGCGTCTTCTGGTTAAGTTACCTGTACTTATTTGGATTTTACAACCGCGTGTGCAGCAGCCAGTCTCGCGATCGGTACGCGGAACGGCGAGCAGGATACGTAGTTGAGGCCAAGGCTGTCGCAGAATTCAACAGTGGACGGGTCGCCGCCGTGCTCACCGCAGATCCCAAGCTTGATGTCGGGTCTTGTCTTTCTGCCCAGTTCAACGGCCATCTTCACGAGCTTGCCTACGCCGTCCTGATCCAGTTTCGCAAATGGATCGGATTCATAGATCTTCTTCGTGTAGTAGTCGTCGAGGAACTTGCCAGCGTCGTCACGGCTGAAGCCAAACGTCATCTGTGTCAAGTCGTTCGTACCAAACGAGAAGAATTCAGCTTCCTCGGCAATCTCGTCAGCCGTTACAGCAGCTCTCGGCACTTCGATCATCGTACCGACTTTATAATCGATCTTCTTGCCTTTTTCTGCCATGACCTTTTCAGCCGTTTCAACGACAAAGTCCTTGACATACTTCAGTTCTTTCTTATCGCCAACGAGCGGGATCATAATTTCCGGAACAATATCGTAACCTGTTTCCTCAATCGTTTCGATCGCAGCTTCTATAACCGCTCTCGTCTGCATAACAGCGATTTCCGGGAATGTAACCGCCAGACGGCAGCCACGGTGTCCGAGCATCGGGTTGAACTCGTGCAAGCTGTCAATGATGGCCTGCAGGTCGTCTACGCTCATATTCATCTCTTTTGCCAGAGCAGCGATGTCGTCAGCAGCCGTGGGCAGGAACTCGTGCAGCGGCGGATCCAGGAAGCGGATCGTAACCGGATTGCCCTTCATCGCTTTATAGATACCTTTGAAGTCTTCTTTCTGCATCGGCAAAAGCTTACTGAGAGCTTTTTCCCTCTGCTCAACCGTCTTGGAGACGATCATTTCACGCATAGCAGCGATCCTGTCTTCCGCGAAGAACATGTGCTCCGTACGGCACAGGCCGATACCTTCCGCACCAAATTCGATCGCCTGCTCCGCATCGTGCGGCGTGTCGGCATTCGTTCTTACTTTCAGTCTCCTGATCGAGTCGGCCCAACCCATTACCGTAGCAAAATCGCCTGTAACCTGGGCTTCCTGTGTTTCGATCGCTTCACCGTATACGTTACCTGTGGAACCGTCCAATGAGATATAATCTCCTTCTTTGTAAACCGTGCCATCCGCAGTCGTCATTGTCTTAGCAGATTCCACGATTTTCAGTTCGCCGCATCCGGCTACGCAGCATGTACCCATACCACGCGCAACCACGGCAGCGTGGGACGTCATACCACCACGGGCTGTCAGGATACCCTCGGAAGCATACATACCTTCAATATCTTCCGGAGAGGTTTCCTGTCTTGCGAGGACTACTTTTTCGCCTTTCGCAGCAGCAGCCGTAGCATCGTCAGCCGTGAAATATAATTTACCGCAAGCCGCGCCCGGGGATGCCGGAAGGCCTTTTGCGATCGGTTTTGCTTTCTTAAGGGCGTCCGCGTTGAACATCGGATGCAGCAGGGAATCGAGCTGCTTCGGCTCAACCTTGAGGATCGCTTCTTCTTTCGTGAGTTTGCCTTCGTTTACGAGGTCAACGGCAATTTTAAGAGCTGCCGGAGCGGTTCTCTTACCGTTTCTTGTCTGCAGCATGTACAGCTTGCCGCCTTCGATCGTAAACTCCATGTCCTGCATGTCTCTGTAGTGATCTTCCAAAGACTGCGCAATCTTTACAAACTGGTTGTATACTTCAGGCATCTGGTCCTGCAGGTGCGAGATCGGCTGCGGTGTTCTGATACCGGCAACAACGTCTTCGCCCTGTGCGTTCATCAGATATTCGCCATACAGCTTCTTTTCGCCTGTGGACGGGTTTCTCGTAAATGCAACGCCCGTGCCGCAATCGTCGCCCATGTTACCAAATACCATCGCCTGTACGTTAACCGCCGTACCCCAGCTGGCCGGAATATCGTTCATGCGGCGGTAGACGATCGCTCTCGGGTTATCCCACGAACGGAACACTGCCGTAACGGACTCAAGCAATTGCTCTTTTGCATCCTGCGGGAACTCTTTGCCCATTTCCTGCTTATAAATTTCTTTGTATTTCTTCACAAGTTCTTTCAGGTCGTCAGCGTCGAGCTCCGTATCGAGTTTCACGCCTTTTGCATCTTTCATAGCCTGCAGCTCGTCTTCGAATTTCTCTTTGTCGATGCACATAACAACATCGGAGAACATCTGGATAAATCTTCTGTAGCTGTCATAAGCAAAACGCGGGTTGCCGGACTTCTTCGCCACACCTTCAACT comes from Christensenellaceae bacterium and encodes:
- the rsmH gene encoding ribosomal RNA small subunit methyltransferase H, coding for MITQGSHIPVLYMETIDALCLENGQTIVDGTMGGGGHSQGILERIMPDGRLVGIDKDTAAVRRCKKRLHALEKNILFVHDDFKNIKNILEENGIKEIDGAVLDLGVSSFQLDERERGFSYQKDAPLDMRMNQENELSAKEVVNEYTENELTHILREYGEEKWAARIAKFIAKARTDKAIETTGELAQIIKEAIPAGARREGPHPAKRSFQAIRIEVNGELKGLGDALEAYVQALRSGGRLAVITFHSLEDRIVKQTFKRLFDPCECPKDFPICVCGKKSQIKLVTRKPVVPAEKELNENPRARSAKLRVVEKR
- the mraZ gene encoding transcriptional regulator MraZ, with protein sequence MLIGEYSHNLDAKGRVFMPAKFRDDLGESFIVTKGVGKCLFVFSKTEWENFAGKLKDLPVSDVAAQSFTRMLFASACECEGDKQGRILLPQRLRDHIGAVKETVIIGVMTRAEIWSKEGWAEYNDSAYKDYEETLAKLAELGI
- a CDS encoding ser/threonine protein phosphatase — protein: MNVYAIGDLHLSNAQPKAMDIFGEHWKNHFEKISVDWSARVTEEDVVLVPGDISWAMKLEDARPDLEAVCALPGTKILIKGNHDYWWGSMTQVNSLLHGNTFILQNNSLAVGDYVFCGTRGWMFPQDNSFGESDRKIYEREKIRLKMSLDSAEKQGDKIKIVMMHYPPVYENIRNTEFHQIIQEYDVREVVFGHLHGDILKNLHLTDFKINDVNYNLVSADYLDFKLKKII
- the engB gene encoding putative GTP-binding protein EngB; this encodes MEIKKAVFYKSMKKSVDYPGGDRPEIAFAGKSNVGKSSLINYIANNSKLAYVSKQPGKTRLINYFLMNDAFYLVDLPGYGFARVSKAEQESWAEMMEDYFAVAKSLKALIILIDIRHKPTQDDIMMIEWAAHYRIPFMIAATKADKIAKSKRFHYVMQMARYIDGILDIDMDISIVPVSSTDKKGKEEIAAYMEKMIAGGEPA
- the lon1 gene encoding Lon protease 1, yielding MEKVIMPMVALRGLVIFPYMVLHFDVGRETSVAAVEECVVQGRDIFLVTQKDLKIESPELADVHEIGTIAKVKQVLKLPGDTLRVLVEGERRARILSYVEKEPYIKAEVQPIPDEEHIDRAQNVLKEAYMRRITDLFERFASLGARVPGETLFTISEIEEPGKFADMIASNVAIKLDDKQSVLDCIDELKRLQLVADILQKEIDILEIDKEIASSVKQQIDKSQREYFLREQMKVIQKELGETENDEDEVDELRRKIKELPLSDEARAKAEKELSRMVKMAPGSPEISVIRSYIDWIVSLPWGKYTVDNLDLQNARKILDADHYGLEKVKDRIIEFLAVRKLKNDMRGPILCLAGPPGVGKTSIARSIARALDKHFVRMSLGGVRDEAEIRGHRRTYIGAIPGRIISSIKQADSLNPLFLLDEIDKMSSDFRGDPASAMLEVLDPEINNTFRDHYLDIDFDLSKVMFITTANDISTIPRPLYDRMEIIQIDSYTDVEKLNIAKKHLMPKQAKAHGLKPSQVKVSDAAIMDIIHLYTAESGVRSLERELAAIMRKAAVKIVETGAEKISVSQKNLREFLGHPRRSENDMLKQDTVGVVTGLAWTAVGGQTMPVEASVIPGTGKVELTGQLGDVMKESAKTGISVVRAMMSKLKLPLDINEKTDLHIHVPEGAIPKDGPSAGVTMVTALVSALTKRPVRHDIAMTGEITLTGRVLKIGGIKEKALAALRAGIHTIILPKDNQGDLEELPQSVRDQLTFVFATKIDDVLKNAIVAEKK
- the ppdK gene encoding pyruvate, phosphate dikinase, with translation MSNKYVYLFKEGDASMRNLLGGKGANLAEMTNLGLPVPQGFIVSTEACTKYYEDGKVIADEVVNQIYDAMAKTEEVTGKKFGDPENPFLVSVRSGARASMPGMMDTILNLGLNDVAVEGVAKKSGNPRFAYDSYRRFIQMFSDVVMCIDKEKFEDELQAMKDAKGVKLDTELDADDLKELVKKYKEIYKQEMGKEFPQDAKEQLLESVTAVFRSWDNPRAIVYRRMNDIPASWGTAVNVQAMVFGNMGDDCGTGVAFTRNPSTGEKKLYGEYLMNAQGEDVVAGIRTPQPISHLQDQMPEVYNQFVKIAQSLEDHYRDMQDMEFTIEGGKLYMLQTRNGKRTAPAALKIAVDLVNEGKLTKEEAILKVEPKQLDSLLHPMFNADALKKAKPIAKGLPASPGAACGKLYFTADDATAAAAKGEKVVLARQETSPEDIEGMYASEGILTARGGMTSHAAVVARGMGTCCVAGCGELKIVESAKTMTTADGTVYKEGDYISLDGSTGNVYGEAIETQEAQVTGDFATVMGWADSIRRLKVRTNADTPHDAEQAIEFGAEGIGLCRTEHMFFAEDRIAAMREMIVSKTVEQREKALSKLLPMQKEDFKGIYKAMKGNPVTIRFLDPPLHEFLPTAADDIAALAKEMNMSVDDLQAIIDSLHEFNPMLGHRGCRLAVTFPEIAVMQTRAVIEAAIETIEETGYDIVPEIMIPLVGDKKELKYVKDFVVETAEKVMAEKGKKIDYKVGTMIEVPRAAVTADEIAEEAEFFSFGTNDLTQMTFGFSRDDAGKFLDDYYTKKIYESDPFAKLDQDGVGKLVKMAVELGRKTRPDIKLGICGEHGGDPSTVEFCDSLGLNYVSCSPFRVPIARLAAAHAVVKSK